The region AGTCTCAATTTAACACTGAAATGGCCGGGAACTCCGAATGCATGGCACACCGCTGTATCCAACCTTTCCCCGGCCCAAGACGAATTGAACGGTGCAGTGCGCTGGATAGGGAGCAATATTTCTCGACTACATGCTCTGGAACGTTTCAGCCTCTCAAATTATCTTGAAATCGAGGTCTCCTGGGCTATGTTGACTGCGGAGACGTTCGAATATATTCTTGAGACTTTATCAAAGCGGCATCTGAAAGATGTCAGGATCGACCTACCCGGAGCTCCTCTGAAGAACCGCGTGCGCATGGATGGTCAAGAGTATTCCGGCACTCATGCGTGTGAGATAATTAGTCGACACTTCCCAGACACAGAAGTGCTGCATCTGCGACTCTCAATGATGTGTCCAAGAATCTTCTATACATTATACCCACGGCCCAGGGTACGGGCGCTTTTTATTTGGCTGAGTTTGGAACCAACCAGATGGCAGCAAGTGGAAGTGGATGCACTGTCGGCATGTTGAAACATTCGGCAGGGCTCTAGTGGAATCCCTCGAAACAGCCGTTATATTGCCTGCCTCGTCTGGATCATCATTTCCGAATCTTCACAATATTGAATTCAAGTATCTAGAGTGCTACAATGGTCAAGTTTCAAGGGGAGTACAAGAATCTTTCACACTGAACCGCAGCAACTCAGACTGTGGGTGGCGGCGGTCTCGGGCTATGGAGATAGACAGACGAAGTCACTCTTTTTAAGTGGAACTCAAGAGAGATCACAGGGAATCACAAAGTAGTATGCCAGGTTTCATAACTATTTACGTGCTGTTTCCTCGCCCTACTCATAATGTCATAATTAAGTAAGGGCTCACTTGAATTCTCTGTGCCGTTATTGGTTGATCAGGCCACACCTGCTCACTTACCACGCAGATATTTCTCCATTGCCACGGCACAAAAGTGCTGGGAAAAAGCATAAAAGGCAACGCGACATGCGTCTTATGGCGAGTGTCTCTTGATATTTTAGTTTTCTGCTTCCCACTATTCCACTAGTCCAATTTCATTTCATTCCCACAGCCCGGATGGACCAATTTTTCTATCTTGAGAAATACCAAATCATGGCCCGCAAGCCATGCGCCCATCTAAACGCATCATTTCAGCCATCTCCCGGGCCTTTTAAATAAAGACCCTTTCGTTCTGGGGTCGATCGAAACTCTGCACACAACGAAATATGATAGTGTTCAGCGTCAAAATTGAGAGCTTGGAGCTAAATCGGATTCAATTCGTATATTAATTGAAGGTGATAGCCGTCATAGTCTGGATGATTAACTCATGACAGGCCGATTATACCTATGTATACTAAGACATTTAACATCAACTGCCAAAATGTAATGACTGCTTGCGTTGAACAGTGTAGTAGTATCAGGAACCACGAGTCATTACCAGATGCGCCATGCTTTTCAATCAGGATCAAGGCCAGTAACTACCGCTGCTAGTTGGAAATTCACATACTACTGTAGTTAAAGGGTGCACCCTACCTTTAAGGATGGCAGAGACCCTATTGATATTATATTGGGACCCGCGGTACTGCCCTGATCCACATACAATGCAACCCCTGAAGAATGTCTCTGACCACAGATGTTTCCCGTTTATGGCTGGTTCAAACCTGGGGGTGCGTGTTGCTGGTAAGCCCGGAGACAGCTTATATGCACTGCTGTTACAGACTGCAAAGTTTGATCCATACCCAATTATTAGAGTTCTGCTACGACTCGGGGAATACGAGCCTTACCAGGCTCATACAAGTCAGAGACTCAGAAGGGGCGTGTCTCAGCAGTCAATATTCAGGTTATCCCGGCCGACCGAGCCCCAGAGGCCAGAGCCGGGGTAAGTTTTTGGAATGAAGATCGCAATACACGGAAGAATTGGAGAGCAGCAATATCGgtatggtggtgatggcacCGTAAGGGACTTGGAGAGGGTGGATGGCTGGACTCGCATCGGAGTGAGCAATTTGTAGGTAGAATGACTTACTGTGTTTATGAAGCCACTAGTCTAGTGATCTCTCTGAAGTGGCCGCGGACTCCGTATGGATCCCCACCCTCGCCAACCTGGTGTCGACCAGACTTGGTTGGATTCTGGATGAGGCCGCCATAGCAGGAACCTGGTCGTTCGATATCGCCAGCAAAGCAGGCCATCGTGCGTAAAGAATACCATTCCCTCTCAAGGCCTGCCGGTTGGAAAGAGGCAGTAACCATCATAAGTGCCCTCTTGAGCAGGACTGAGTGGCGTGTCCCATGTGCCTTGCGGTCCTTCGTCCATTGAACTCAGCCTCTTTCATAGAAATCCACTTAGCAAAGCAATACCTGGCGCcgttttatcttattatgAAACCCACTGAAAGGGGGCTATCAGGGCCACATATCTAAGTGACTGGAGTACCTTGGAGGGCTCGTAAGGACCATGTCGTTACAAGCTGCGCCACATCTATTACGGCGAGCCAGATTTATGTCTAGAGCCCAGTGTACGGTACTGGCCGAGCCTATTTCACTTTGCAGTGTCAAAGGTACTTTTTTGGGATTACGGACTTGGCACACATCAAGGGTTTATTATTACAATATACTACGAAGGGACACAGTACTGCAATGTTTGTTATGAAGGGGCAAACTGAGACAAATAATGGATATTTGGTCTGACGTGCTTGTAGAAGCAGGGTATGACGAGGAACgaagaaagggaaacaaGTGCGCAATGCAAAGCTAACAAGGAGTATTAGCACAAACCTTGTGTTAATAGTTTGCTCTTCAACAGGGAGTTACCCCCGGTGCAGTGTCTGGGAAGCTCATGAtgaccggcagcagcagccctgCTACCCACTGCTGGTCTATGGGTCATCCATCGCTGAATTGTCAAGGTGCGCGGGACCttgccttctcctctttctttgTCAACTTCGCCAATTTATTTTCCCTTTTGAATTCTTCGTCATTCCATGGAAGGAATACGGACTCCTCAGGGGCGTCCATTGGTCCTTCTGGAGGCAGCCGCCAATGGAGGGTATATCGGACGCCCTTCCGCCGAAGCTCACTGTTTGTCACCCAAACGGTGGAATGCTCCACGTCTAATGGATCCAATTCGCTTGTAGACATGTGAAGGTTGTTCCTGTTCGGAACGAGTTAGTGGAACGATCCGTACACAGGATAGCGTACCGGTCACTCACAATATATGAGCCTCATCAATCCAAACCCTTTCCCCGTGTCCATTGATGAAACTGGTGTTTCTATTTATGAACCGAATAAACTGACGGAGCCAGAACTTCCGGAAATAGGCAGAGCATTGTTTACCAAGGGTAACAGTGACAGACATTTTGACCCCAATGACGTATGGCGAGGCTTGAATGTACTATTCAACAGGAGGCACACCGGCCGCCTCTTTATATATCCCATGTGCTTGTGCCACGTTGAACAATTTGCTAGGCAGGTGTACTGGCTAGAGTCTCTAAGCCATGATAGATCAAAGAATACATTTGAACCGCCTTATTCACCCCTTGTCCAGATCCTTGGTTGATGCATTGCCCAGCCCTTACAGACAAAGGTACATGTGAAAGTGGTATAATTCCCACCTCAGCCCCTGTTTCGAACACTGAGAATGGTCCTCTATCTCATCAAGCTGCACAATGAAGCGCAGCGTATGAACAGAGCATTTTGTTGCCCAGAGACGTCTTTGTCATGCGATGGTTCTTTGTCGTCCATAGGCTCCGACTACGGAGGCAGCAAACTCTGGCTTGTTTAAAGACAAGGCCGGGGCGGCTTCTCGGTCATTCACTAGTGCTTGAACTctttttactagttattcACATATACACGATGGCAGGGCTATCAGTCTATAGAAAACACAACCTTCTTTATACGCAGGAGCGTATCGAATGCTACGGGCCCGGTGGCTACCATCCGGTCTGTCTAGGCGACTCTTTCAACAACGATCGCTACAAGGTATACCACAAGCTAGGCTGGGGAGGCTTTTCCACCGTCTGGCTTGCTAATGACACAAGGCGAGTTCGAGTGCCGCGGGATTCCGTTGTCGGGTATTGCTAATGCGAAAATAGACGAAGCAAATGGATTGCTTTAAAGATAATGAAAGCTAATCATTCTAGTGCATCGCGAGAACTGCATAATCTACAGCTACTAACAGCGCGCTCCGAAGAAAACGCGATTTCACAACGCATTGCTCTAGTGCTCGACTCTTTCGTTCATGAGGGCCCGAACGGGGCCCATCAGTGTCTTGTATTCGACCTCCTTGGGCCATCGCTTGGCGACGTAATTAGCTGCTACGAATACGAGGGAGAGACCCTTGAGCCGGATGTTATTTTGCGGATCTGCGGGCAGCTTATCGAGGCTCTCAGGGTCCTGCATGAGGCTGACATGGTCCACGGAGGTAAGTTGGGCCGCAGGCAGCTGGCTGAATACTAAGGCAATATAGATATCAACGTTAGGAACATCGCGTTTCAGTGTACCGATCTCTCAAATGCCAGCACGGAGAAGATTCTCCAGGTCCTCGGTGAGCCCAAGTGCGAAGAGCTGGCTCGCCTTGATGGCAAGCCGCTCGATCCTGGCCTCCCGAAGCAAATCGTAGAGGCCGCACGTTGGAGGAAATGGtttgacgaagacgaggaggacattTGCATCATTGACCTTGGAGAGGCTTTTgtccaaggagaagagcCGAAGAAGCTGGCGCAACCGAGAGACCTGAGGGTGCCGGAGACGTTTTTCACAGGGAGATTCGACCACAAAGTCGACTCATGGGCTGCGGGCTGCGTGGTTAGTCAGGCAAGATAAACGAAGAAGTTTTAAGATTAATTGTGAAATACAGATGAACTGCTTGGTGTTCGGTGCATACCCCTTTGGCTGTCCCGGGGACGATGCCATCTTGGTGGGAGAGATGATCGGCTTCGTGGACGAACTGCCAGAGAAATGGCAGCAAAAGTGGGATGAGATGCGCCAGGCCTCCCAGTTCCGAGTTGGACTGAACGAGCTGGAAGGGGTGCAGAAGGGCGAGTTGGAAAAGAGGTTCAAGGAGCATGTAGATGATGCAAAGCTTGCCATTCTTCTCCCGGTTATTCAAGGGCTCATGAGACTGGATCCATCAGAGCGTTTGAGCGCATCTGAGGCTCTCGACCTTTTGAGATCAAAGAAGGCAGCGAGTTGTAACATGCAAGCGTGATGCTTGTGAGTTAGGGCTAGTGAACAGCCACTGCTTAGAGTTTGCTTTCACAGTTTGTTTTAGTGTCTACTAACCCTTTTGAATACATATTTTTGTTTCTAATTTGTGTTTTTGTAGTTATAATAAAGGCGGCTATAGGAACTTAAGTCTGTCAACGCTCGAGATTATAACGAAAAATGGATGCTTTAATGAACATGGTGAAAAGGGGGCAGTTGAACATGAGGTAGAATGTATTTGTACCGACTTGGCCTTCGGTAACCCGACAGCTGTCCAATTTCTAGTTATATCACCTCCGAGGCTAGCAAAGCCTCTTTTGAATCCAGAATCCTTTCATAGATGCCTTCCTTGACATTAGAAAATCATTTTTTCAGTACATTTCACGAAGGAGCTTACCAGAAAGTGGCCATCGGGCTCGTAGGTGTCTGAGTAACCATCTTAACACAGCTATGCTCTCTCTGATCTCTGCCGACGGGTTTCCGTTCCCAATACTCAAAAGCGCCGAAAGGCCTTGATATACAACTCCCACCAGAAGAAATGTACAATGACCCTGCCGTAAGTCCACCGGAGAAGGTCCTTGCTGGATTCCAGATGCAACTCGGCAAAGCGTGTCGAGGGCATGATGGGTCTCGACATATGTATCTTGCTGCGTGTCTTGTCGAGATCGCATATTCAACTGCTGCCAGTAATGttcttggaggaggaagacacCGCTGCCATGGATGGGTAAGCTTTTGACTTTTCTCCTCCTGAGCGGTTTAGATACGACTGTCTGGCAGTGCTTACCTGTAAGATATCAGGCTTTGGCAGCAGAAGGGCAGCCTGCGGACGGTGACTTCCACTTCATTAGCCCGAGCTAGGGCTTCGAATGTGCGGCATAGCTGTGCTGTCTCCGATAATAGGCTGGTCTTGCTGAGGTCAGTAGAGACTGCAGAAAAGGATCTGATGGTAGCGAGGGCTTGGCTGATCAGGTACGTCGCCTGAGCTAGTCTGCCGAAATGGCCAATTTTGAATACGAACCCCTGGGATATGGGGACCGCATCCTCCGGCTCTGAGGTCTATAATATCCAAATCAGAACGCTGAGACTTGCAGTAGAGGAAGGGAAATGGTTCTGACCGCGTCGTAGAACTTGTCATCGTCGACCGGGAGAAAATCTTCAAATACGGGATCCTCCGTCGCCAGGACCCGAGCAGGGTTTGTGAAGTTTAAGAATCTGTAAAATGCGTCAATTGGAGCACGATCTCCGCGAATCGCAATGACCAGTAAAGTAAATTGGATAGAAGTGACGGACCGGTCCAGGGTTAAGATGGCCCACCAAACCCTTCGCTTctcctcaatctccatcCAAGACGCTGTGCGAGTATGCTCTCCACCCAGCCTACATTTATTGATCTTGTCCAGCCCCATGGCGATAGCATACCGGGAACAGCCTCCGACTGTCAAATAAGCTGCAGGGTAGATCGCATCACCTATCTCAAAAACCGCAATGAGTATAGCGGCCTGTAAAACTTGAACACACAAGTCTCCTGTACTCTCCACTTCGGAGTAGAATTTCTTGATTAACCGATACAACGAGGTCCGTTTTTCATCATCTACTGGCAAGCAGCACAGCTTCATGCACAGATGTAGCAAGACTGTTGGACGTCGGCATGGTGATAACGGATTGAGCACAGCGGCCAAGTGGCGCTTCCGACTAACGATAGGCATCCATGTCATCTGGAAGAACTTGCTGGCTGTCTCCAGAACCTGCTGGCTATCACCTAGGTGCAAGGAAACCTCGTCCGGAATGCCTAGGTCCAGGCGAGGGATTTCTAAGCCAGCCTCACGGAAGAGGTCGGGTGCGAGGAAACTAATAGCGGCGTTCACAGCAAACGAAGAAGTAGAAGTAGGCGAGACGGGCTGAAACTCGGATGCATTACTGCTCTGTGCAACGACAGGCTCCGCATGGGCTGAGTTGGAATCATCGCCTGATTCTGATCCACGGACACCGCTGGGAGGCGAGGCAGCACGTTGGCCGCGTCTGCGGGGGTAGCTGCACTTCAGGCCTTTTTTGATACACAGCTGACATGTCGGCAGATTCTTGTCACATCTTCGTTTGCTGCGGCGACAAAAGAAACAGGACGCGAGAGCATGGGATGCCATGATGTTACCGCTGGGTTGCGGAGGTTGCGGAGGTTTGCGGACATCTGCGGGCGCTGCGGACATTTATATGTGGGAATGTGGCAATTCTTCACATTAAATATATCCCCACTAAGTTTtgtatttataatctatagttAAGACAGTTGTAGTCAAGGCTATAAGTATAACCGTACTCCTCGCGAAGTCTTTAATCAAAATCATCCCTTAAGTTTCTACTTCAAGccatcctcaacttcaacatgTCCAAGCTTATCATCGTCACCGGTGCCACTGGGATGCAGGGATCAGGCGTCATCGACGCCCTGTCCGCAAACCCAGACTGGAAAGTCCGAGGTCTCACACGAGACACCAACAGCTCAAAGGCCAAGGCGCTCGTCCAGCGTGGTATCGAGATGGTAGCCGCCACCTTGGACGACCAGGACAGCCTCGAGAATGCCTTCATTGGCGCCAACGCCATCTTCGCAGTGACCGATTTCTACGAACCCTTCGCGAACGGGTTGTGCCCGGAAAAGGCCATGCAACTCGA is a window of Aspergillus puulaauensis MK2 DNA, chromosome 4, nearly complete sequence DNA encoding:
- a CDS encoding uncharacterized protein (COG:T;~EggNog:ENOG410PW8S;~InterPro:IPR000719,IPR011009;~go_function: GO:0004672 - protein kinase activity [Evidence IEA];~go_function: GO:0005524 - ATP binding [Evidence IEA];~go_process: GO:0006468 - protein phosphorylation [Evidence IEA]), whose product is MAGLSVYRKHNLLYTQERIECYGPGGYHPVCLGDSFNNDRYKVYHKLGWGGFSTVWLANDTRRVRVPRDSVVGASRELHNLQLLTARSEENAISQRIALVLDSFVHEGPNGAHQCLVFDLLGPSLGDVISCYEYEGETLEPDVILRICGQLIEALRVLHEADMVHGDINVRNIAFQCTDLSNASTEKILQVLGEPKCEELARLDGKPLDPGLPKQIVEAARWRKWFDEDEEDICIIDLGEAFVQGEEPKKLAQPRDLRVPETFFTGRFDHKVDSWAAGCVMNCLVFGAYPFGCPGDDAILVGEMIGFVDELPEKWQQKWDEMRQASQFRVGLNELEGVQKGELEKRFKEHVDDAKLAILLPVIQGLMRLDPSERLSASEALDLLRSKKAASCNMQA
- a CDS encoding Zn(II)2Cys6 transcription factor (COG:S;~EggNog:ENOG410PU99;~InterPro:IPR036864,IPR001138;~PFAM:PF00172;~go_function: GO:0000981 - DNA-binding transcription factor activity, RNA polymerase II-specific [Evidence IEA];~go_function: GO:0008270 - zinc ion binding [Evidence IEA];~go_process: GO:0006355 - regulation of transcription, DNA-templated [Evidence IEA]) translates to MSAAPADVRKPPQPPQPSGNIMASHALASCFFCRRSKRRCDKNLPTCQLCIKKGLKCSYPRRRGQRAASPPSGVRGSESGDDSNSAHAEPVVAQSSNASEFQPVSPTSTSSFAVNAAISFLAPDLFREAGLEIPRLDLGIPDEVSLHLGDSQQVLETASKFFQMTWMPIVSRKRHLAAVLNPLSPCRRPTVLLHLCMKLCCLPVDDEKRTSLYRLIKKFYSEVESTGDLCVQVLQAAILIAVFEIGDAIYPAAYLTVGGCSRYAIAMGLDKINKCRLGGEHTRTASWMEIEEKRRVWWAILTLDRSVTSIQFTLLVIAIRGDRAPIDAFYRFLNFTNPARVLATEDPVFEDFLPVDDDKFYDATSEPEDAVPISQGFVFKIGHFGRLAQATYLISQALATIRSFSAVSTDLSKTSLLSETAQLCRTFEALARANEVEVTVRRLPFCCQSLISYSGVFLLQEHYWQQLNMRSRQDTQQDTYVETHHALDTLCRVASGIQQGPSPVDLRQGHCTFLLVGVVYQGLSALLSIGNGNPSAEIRESIAVLRWLLRHLRARWPLSGIYERILDSKEALLASEVI